One segment of Podarcis muralis chromosome 17, rPodMur119.hap1.1, whole genome shotgun sequence DNA contains the following:
- the BGN gene encoding biglycan, giving the protein MEHLLLLMPLLGLVSSDLPFVQRGFWDFSMDDPNVQEEEEASGIFPTSGGAEAEDIVPFYPGLCPFGCHCHLRVVQCSDLGLKEVPKEISRDTKLLDLQNNHITELRKDDFKGLHHLYALVLVNNKISKIHPKAFSPLHKLQKLYISKNNLVEIPPNLPSSLVELRIHDNKIKKVSKDVFNGLNNMNCIEMGGNPLENSGFEPGAFDGLKLNYLRISEAKLTGVPKDLPETLNELHLDHNKIQAIELEDLIRYSKVYRLGLGHNNIRMIENGSLAFLPSLRELHLDNNKLSRVPPGLPGLKFLQVVYLHSNNITHIGVNDFCPVGFGVKRASYHGISLFANPVPYWEVQPATFRCATNRLAIQFGNYKK; this is encoded by the exons ATGGAACACCTTCTTCTGCTGATGCCCCTCTTGGGTCTGGTGAGCAGTGACCTGCCGTTTGTGCAGAGAGGCTTCTGGGACTTTTCCATGGATGACCCTAATgtccaagaagaggaagaggcgtCTGGCATCTTCCCTACGTCAGGAGGGGCCGAGGCTGAGGACATCGTGCCCTTCTATCCGGGCCTCTGCCCCtttggctgccactgccacctcaGGGTGGTGCAATGCTCTGACCTAG GTCTCAAGGAAGTGCCTAAGGAGATCTCGCGAGATACAAAATTGCTGGATCTGCAGAACAACCACATTACTGAACTACGCAAAGATGACTTTAAGGGGCTGCATCACTTGTAT GCCTTGGTCCTGGTGAACAATAAGATCTCCAAGATCCACCCAAAGGCCTTTAGCCCGCTGCACAAGCTGCAGAAACTCTACATCTCCAAGAACAACCTGGTGGAGATCCCTCCTAACCTGCCCAGCTCCTTGGTTGAACTCCGCATCCATGATAACAAGATCAAGAAGGTCTCCAAGGATGTCTTCAATGGGCTCAACAACATGAATTGCATTG AGATGGGAGGGAATCCCCTGGAGAACAGTGGATTCGAACCTGGTGCCTTTGATGGTCTGAAACTGAACTACTTGAGGATCTCAGAAGCAAAGCTCACAGGGGTACCTAAAG ATCTTCCTGAAACCCTAAATGAGCTACATCTGGACCACAACAAGATCCAGGCAATTGAATTAGAGGATCTGATCCGGTACTCCAAAGTCTACAG GCTGGGCCTGGGACACAACAACATCCGCATGATTGAGAACGGCAGTCTGGCTTTCCTGCCCAGCCTACGTGAGCTGCATTTGGATAACAACAAGCTGTCACGAGTTCCTCCAGGACTGCCTGGCCTCAAGTTTCTGCAG GTTGTGTACCTTCACTCCAACAACATCACTCACATTGGTGTGAACGACTTCTGTCCCGTAGGCTTTGGGGTAAAGCGGGCTTCGTACCATGGCATCAGCCTCTTTGCCAACCCTGTGCCCTACTGGGAGGTCCAACCAGCTACTTTCCGCTGCGCTACGAATCGCTTGGCTATCCAGTTCGGGAACTACAAGAAATAA